In Nostoc sphaeroides, the genomic window ATTGCAAGTATGCGTTGAAGATATTAAACCCCGTTTAGAGATAATTCAAGCAGCGATCGCATATAATGACTTCGGGCAAATTGCGCGAGAAGCTCATCACCTTAAAGGTGCTAGTAGCAATATTGGAGCCACAGCTATGTACCAAGCAGCTTACAAACTAGAAGAATTGGCTTACCATCAAGACCTTGGAGATACTACTCACTTAATTTTAGAATTAAAAGAATTTGTTAACTGCATTCAAGATTTTTTAGTCACAAACCAGGTAACAAATCGCACTTTGTTCCCAATCAAAAATGATGGTGCATAAAGCCGCAATTAACATGCAAAAACAGCCTTTTTACACCAAACATTAGCAATACTTAGTATAAAATATTGCAAATAATGAATGAGTGGCGATGGCAAATCTTCAAAGGTAATTAAGTACCAAATTTCGTTTAGGTTCTGGTATTGATGATAATTATCAATATTTGTAGTATAAAATCTACATAATGGCAAGGAGATACTACAAATTTTGCATTTCAATGTGTGTTATTTAGATTCTCTGCGGTTATCTATCTGAGCGCGTTGCAAACTTCCAGAGAAGTCAACATAAACACTTTTCCATTCTGTGAAAACATCCATTGCAGTAGTTCCAGCTTCGCGGTGTCCGTTACCGGTTTGTTTCACACCGCCAAAGGGCAAGTGTACCTCTGCGCCGATAGTAGGGCCGTTAATATAGGTGATACCTGCTTCGATGTCGCGCATGGCAGTAAAAGCCCGGTTGATATCGCGGGTGTAAACTGAAGAAGAAAGACCGTAATTGCTATCGTTGAGAATTGCGATCGCTTCCTCAAAAGAACTAACTTCAATCAATGCCACCACTGGCCCAAATATCTCTTCACGAGCGACGCGCATATCAGGAGTGACATCATCCAAAATAGTTGGTTGAAAGAAGTAACCGTTTTTCAATGAACCTTCACTGGCAATTTTTCCACCAATTAAAACCTTTGCTCCTTCTTCACGAGCGATATCCAAATATTTGCTCACCTGTTGGAGTTGCTTTTCATTGACAATCGGCCCAATATCTGTATTAGGTTCGGTGCCAGCACCCAAGCGTAACTTACTGGTACGCTCATAGAGCATGGTGGTAAATTTTTCTTTGATATCACGATGCAAAATCAGGCGACTGGTAGCCGTACACCGTTGACCGGTTGTGCCAAATGCTCCCCATACTGCACCATCCAAGGCAAGTTCTAAATCGGCATCTTCCATTACCACTTGGGCATTTTTACCACCCATTTCCAAACAGACGCGCTTGTGAGTGCGTCCGCAAGTAGCGCCAACAAAAGCACCCGTTTCTGAAGAACCAGTAAACGATACCAAATCTACATTGGGATGCTCAACTAAAGCTTTCCCCGCCTCCTCTCCCACACCATGCACCAAGTTAATTACTCCTGGT contains:
- a CDS encoding aldehyde dehydrogenase family protein, which produces MTTPLSCRNYIDGQWLSAVGEATLESRNPADKTEVVATFVRSQAKDVDTAVAAARKAYHSWRKVPAPARAEYIFRVGEILLQHKEELAQLISREMGKPLTEARGDVQEGIDCAFYTAGEGRRLFGQTTPSEMSNKFAMTVRMPIGVCALITPWNFPVAIPCWKAMPALVCGNTVILKPAEDTPACATKLIEIFQQAGLPPGVINLVHGVGEEAGKALVEHPNVDLVSFTGSSETGAFVGATCGRTHKRVCLEMGGKNAQVVMEDADLELALDGAVWGAFGTTGQRCTATSRLILHRDIKEKFTTMLYERTSKLRLGAGTEPNTDIGPIVNEKQLQQVSKYLDIAREEGAKVLIGGKIASEGSLKNGYFFQPTILDDVTPDMRVAREEIFGPVVALIEVSSFEEAIAILNDSNYGLSSSVYTRDINRAFTAMRDIEAGITYINGPTIGAEVHLPFGGVKQTGNGHREAGTTAMDVFTEWKSVYVDFSGSLQRAQIDNRRESK